A stretch of Lathyrus oleraceus cultivar Zhongwan6 chromosome 6, CAAS_Psat_ZW6_1.0, whole genome shotgun sequence DNA encodes these proteins:
- the LOC127097027 gene encoding pentatricopeptide repeat-containing protein At4g21065 yields MIKSKLLSTTITLQLPPNTPKTRLAEQTCLTLLQSYCNTFPKLTQIHAFILKNGLQNNPLVLTKFASSSSNINAIHYASSFLFPSHQTTPPSSYDAFLFNTVIRAYAQTQTHDSKSKALEFYRTMLRYGVSPNKFTFPFVLKACAGVASLRLGKLVHGSVVKFAFEDDLHVVNTMIHMYCCCEGEEGVQFAEKVFDESSKSDLVTWSAMIGGFVRLGRSARAVGLFREMQVMGVFPDEITMVSVLSACADLGALELGKWLESYIERKNIPKSVELCNALIDMFAKCGDVDKATKLFGQMESRTIVSWTSVIAGFAMHGRGLEAVSLFDEMVENGITPDDVAFIGVLSACSHSGLVDKGRTYFKSMERNFNIVPKIEHYGCMVDLFCRGGFVKEAFEFVQKMPFEPNQIIWRTVITACHATGELKLGESISKELIKNEPMHESNYVLLSNIYAKLRQWEKKTKVREIMDMRGMKKVPGSTMIEVNNEMHEFVAGDKSHDQYKEIYEMVDEMGREIKRAGYVPTTSQVLLDIDDEDKEDALYRHSEKLAIAFALLNTPPGTSIRLVKNLRVCEDCHSATKFISQVYNREIVVRDRNRFHHFKNGLCSCRDFW; encoded by the exons ATGATAAAATCCAAGTTATTATCAACAACCATAACCCTCCAACTTCCCCCAAACACTCCAAAAACAAGACTTGCAGAACAAACCTGCTTAACACTTCTTCAATCCTACTGCAACACATTCCCAAAACTAACTCAAATCCACGCCTTCATTCTCAAAAACGGCCTCCAAAACAACCCATTAGTTCTCACCAAATTCGCTTCATCTTCCTCCAACATCAACGCCATTCACTACGCTTCCTCATTTTTATTCCCATCTCACCAAACTACCCCACCTTCCTCCTACGATGCATTCCTCTTCAACACCGTTATCAGAGCCTATGCTCAAACGCAAACCCATGATTCCAAATCGAAGGCATTGGAATTCTACAGAACCATGCTCCGGTACGGTGTTTCGCCGAATAAATTCACGTTTCCGTTTGTTCTTAAAGCTTGTGCTGGTGTTGCGAGTTTGAGATTGGGGAAGCTGGTTCATGGGTCTGTGGTGAAGTTTGCGTTTGAAGATGATCTTCATGTTGTGAATACGATGATTCATATGTATTGTTGTTGTGAGGGAGAAGAAGGGGTTCAGTTTGCTGAGAAGGTGTTTGATGAAAGTTCTAAGTCGGATTTGGTGACGTGGAGTGCTATGATTGGTGGGTTTGTGCGTTTGGGGCGCTCTGCACGTGCTGTTGGATTGTTTAGGGAGATGCAG GTCATGGGTGTTTTCCCTGATGAGATCACAATGGTTTCTGTTTTGTCGGCATGTGCTGATTTGGGAGCACTTGAGCTTGGAAAATGGCTGGAATCATACATTGAGAGGAAAAACATTCCAAAGTCTGTGGAACTTTGTAACGCACTGATAGACATGTTTGCAAAGTGTGGCGATGTCGATAAAGCCACCAAACTGTTCGGACAAATGGAGTCACGCACCATAGTTTCATGGACTTCAGTAATCGCTGGTTTTGCGATGCACGGTCGTGGTTTAGAGGCTGTTTCTTTATTTGACGAAATGGTTGAAAATGGAATAACACCTGACGACGTTGCTTTCATTGGTGTGCTCTCTGCTTGCAGTCACTCAGGGCTTGTTGACAAAGGAAGAACTTATTTCAAATCAATGGAAAGGAATTTCAACATTGTGCCAAAGATAGAACACTATGGATGCATGGTGGATTTGTTTTGTAGAGGGGGATTTGTTAAAGAAGCATTTGAGTTTGTTCAAAAGATGCCCTTTGAACCAAACCAAATCATATGGAGAACCGTAATCACTGCTTGTCATGCAACTGGAGAGCTCAAGCTTGGAGAGAGTATCTCCAAAGAGCTAATAAAAAACGAGCCGATGCACGAGTCCAATTACGTTTTACTGTCGAACATTTACGCAAAATTGCGACAATGGGAAAAGAAGACTAAGGTGAGGGAAATAATGGATATGAGAGGGATGAAGAAGGTTCCAGGGAGTACCATGATTGAGGTAAACAATGAAATGCATGAGTTTGTTGCTGGTGATAAGTCTCATGATCAGTATAAGGAGATATATGAAATGGTGGATGAGATGGGAAGGGAAATCAAAAGGGCAGGGTATGTTCCTACAACATCTCAAGTGTTGCTTGACATCGATGATGAAGATAAAGAAGATGCTTTGTATAGACATAGTGAGAAGCTTGCCATAGCTTTTGCTCTTTTGAATACTCCCCCTGGAACATCCATTAGGCTTGTGAAGAACTTGCGCGTTTGTGAAGATTGTCACTCTGCTACTAAGTTTATATCTCAGGTTTATAATCGAGAGATTGTTGTCCGGGACCGCAATCGATTCCACCATTTCAAGAATGGTCTGTGCTCTTGTAGAGACTTTTGGTAA
- the LOC127093818 gene encoding histone deacetylase HDT1 translates to MVDEFNECAVSRKKCVPKKSGVGEFPVPSRMSLSGALTLQSLVSTVKVDPQEFEACIHLSQAALGEFKKDKANEPVVICLKVGDQKFVLGTLNREKIPQTTLELVLDEEFELSHSSKISSAHFCGYKAYYPDNEYSDEDDFSDSDKEEIPLARTIGNGKPEIKVENQKVSEAKKAPAKSGVHAKPEPPAKSDTSAKQIVHQFNNNVKPDHVTMVAVLNRPAKIHFNPSRTNSNYNSNLSTP, encoded by the exons ATGGTTGATGAATTCAACGAGTGCGCCGTCTCAAGGAAGAAATGTGTGCCTAAGAAATCTGGTGTGGGAGAATTTCCTGTTCCAAGCCGGATGTCCTTGTCAGGAGCTTTAACACTTCAGAGTTTAGTG AGCACTGTCAAAGTTGATCCACAAGAATTTGAAGCTTGCATTCACCTTTCACAGGCTGCACTTGGTGAATTTAAGAAAGACAAAGCTAATGAGCCTGTTGTTATTTGCTTGAAAGTTGGTGACCAGAAGTTTGTTTTGGGAACCCTCAACAGAGAGAAAATTCCTCAGACTACTCTTGAGTTGGTTCTGGACGAGGAATTTGAACTTTCTCACAGCTCCAAAATATCTAGTGCCCATTTCTGTGGATACAAAGCTTATTACCCTGACAATGAATATAGTGATGAAGATGACTTTTCTGATAGCGATAAGGAGGAAATTCCTTTGGCTCGAACCATAGGGAATGGGAAACCAGAAATAAAAGTTGAGAACCAGAAAGTTTCTGAAGCTAAGAAAGCACCTGCTAAGAGTGGTGTACATGCCAAGCCTGAACCACCTGCTAAGAGCGATACATCTGCGAAACAAATTGTACATCAGTTCAATAACAATGTTAAACCAGATCATGTAACAATGGTAGCAGTTCTAAACAGACCTGCAAAGATTCATTTCAACCCTTCAAGAACCAACTCCAATTACAACTCTAACCTCTCAACACCATAA